In one window of Bizionia sp. M204 DNA:
- a CDS encoding FUSC family membrane protein, translating into MKKFLTNIELFLKGSDFYRGLKITFAVLIPLIAFNFIGYFEFAPAIVIGAFLNAPGDIAGSIKRKVNAILISIGLTMLITAVILFLKPYLPLLVVALAVISFVVSFISIYGFRASLVSFSGLLAMVLAFAIEKKTAQEIFIHIGLMGIGGFWYLLVSFLFQKLAPKKEENQLLSDTLLLIGDYLKLRARLLTKSSKREELIQKTFVLQTQINEKHETLREVLFTGRKRSGRSHYDEKQVLIFISSVNIFELIEAKHLDYNELDRLFGNNKKHLKAAKKLNTVMGNHLIKLSELLIQNDELPNRDNLLKALANARQAITDYVNDVKLPKALEGSLLLRNHYDYQELLLEEIRSIRRVMANVQHASKVSLKRQDVKQFLTLQEYRFNVILQNLSFNSTLFSHALRFTVAIVFAFILGTVFNIHNTYWILLTIIVIMRPNYGLTKERSKDRIIGTLIGSAFAIGIVLITQNIMVYGVLAIISLTLTFALIQQNYKSGAAFLTINIIFVYSLMNPNTFEVIQYRIIDTIIGAGIAVIANYFLWPCWESNNLKDVLLSTIQKNKVYLLATKDLYHEKNENQLAYKIARKEVFLAISNLNAAFQRLTQDPKSKQKEFQLIYNLVTLNQTMVSAIASIGSFILNHNTTKASEEFDDVLLHIVDNLHQSCKVLEGTVPENSLDKKSVIRAEESLLRAYQNLSCLRDKDIQDGNTEIDTDTLNQLQEAYLISNQLIWLKTLSENLKKATKQYKIVLDGKG; encoded by the coding sequence TTGAAAAAATTCCTAACAAACATAGAGCTATTTTTAAAAGGCTCCGATTTTTACCGAGGACTCAAAATTACTTTTGCTGTTTTAATTCCTCTAATAGCATTTAATTTTATAGGCTATTTTGAATTTGCGCCTGCCATAGTAATTGGTGCTTTTTTAAATGCACCAGGTGATATTGCTGGCAGTATAAAACGAAAAGTAAATGCCATATTAATTAGTATTGGTTTAACCATGCTAATTACAGCTGTCATTTTGTTTCTAAAACCATACCTCCCACTTTTAGTTGTAGCCCTAGCCGTTATATCCTTTGTTGTATCTTTTATTTCGATCTATGGATTCCGCGCTTCCTTGGTGTCTTTCTCTGGATTACTTGCTATGGTACTGGCATTTGCAATTGAGAAAAAAACAGCACAAGAAATTTTCATACATATTGGACTCATGGGAATTGGTGGATTTTGGTATTTACTGGTGTCCTTTCTATTTCAAAAATTAGCACCCAAAAAAGAAGAAAACCAACTCCTATCAGACACGCTTTTACTTATTGGCGACTATTTAAAACTACGCGCACGGCTATTAACTAAAAGTAGCAAACGTGAAGAGCTTATTCAGAAGACCTTCGTACTTCAAACACAAATTAATGAGAAACACGAAACCTTAAGAGAAGTTCTTTTTACAGGAAGAAAACGATCTGGTCGTTCGCATTACGATGAAAAACAGGTGTTAATCTTTATATCATCTGTAAATATATTTGAACTCATTGAGGCCAAGCATTTAGATTACAATGAATTAGATAGATTGTTTGGCAATAATAAAAAGCATCTTAAAGCTGCTAAAAAACTGAATACCGTAATGGGCAACCACCTGATTAAGTTGTCAGAATTATTAATTCAGAATGATGAGCTACCCAATAGAGATAATTTATTAAAAGCACTTGCAAATGCACGTCAAGCTATTACAGATTATGTTAACGATGTTAAACTTCCAAAGGCTCTAGAAGGTTCACTTCTTTTGCGGAATCATTACGATTATCAAGAGCTTTTACTGGAAGAAATACGATCCATTAGGCGTGTCATGGCAAACGTACAACATGCTTCTAAAGTATCTTTAAAGCGCCAAGATGTCAAGCAATTCTTAACGCTTCAAGAATATCGTTTTAATGTTATTCTCCAAAACTTAAGCTTCAATTCAACATTATTTAGTCACGCCCTTCGTTTTACAGTAGCTATAGTATTTGCCTTTATTTTAGGAACAGTTTTTAATATTCATAATACCTATTGGATTCTATTAACCATAATTGTGATTATGAGACCCAATTACGGTTTAACGAAAGAGCGCTCCAAAGATCGTATTATAGGCACGTTAATAGGTTCTGCCTTTGCCATTGGTATTGTATTAATAACCCAAAACATTATGGTGTATGGTGTGTTAGCTATTATATCATTAACCCTAACATTTGCTTTAATTCAGCAAAACTATAAATCGGGAGCTGCATTCCTGACTATTAATATCATTTTTGTGTATTCATTAATGAATCCGAATACGTTTGAAGTTATTCAATACCGAATAATTGACACCATTATTGGCGCGGGTATTGCTGTCATTGCAAACTATTTTTTATGGCCATGTTGGGAAAGCAATAATTTAAAAGATGTATTGTTAAGCACCATTCAAAAAAACAAAGTTTACTTATTAGCCACTAAAGATTTATACCATGAAAAAAATGAAAATCAGCTAGCCTATAAAATTGCTAGAAAAGAAGTGTTTTTAGCCATTAGCAATCTGAATGCCGCATTCCAAAGGTTAACACAAGACCCAAAATCAAAGCAAAAGGAATTTCAGTTAATTTATAATTTAGTAACCTTAAACCAAACCATGGTTTCCGCTATTGCCTCCATTGGTAGTTTTATTCTAAATCATAATACCACAAAAGCATCTGAAGAGTTTGATGACGTATTATTACATATTGTAGATAATCTACATCAGTCCTGCAAAGTGTTAGAAGGTACTGTTCCCGAAAATAGCCTAGATAAAAAGTCGGTAATCCGTGCGGAAGAATCCTTATTAAGAGCCTATCAGAACTTATCGTGCTTACGGGATAAAGATATCCAAGATGGCAATACGGAAATAGATACGGATACCTTAAACCAATTACAAGAAGCCTATCTAATATCCAATCAACTTATTTGGTTAAAAACCTTATCTGAAAATTTAAAGAAAGCTACCAAGCAGTATAAGATAGTTTTGGATGGTAAGGGCTAA
- a CDS encoding DUF4870 domain-containing protein translates to MREDNQLLVLTHLSQLLTYITGFGGLIVPLIIWLTQKDKVFKMDEHGKKIVNFQISMFIYAILSIPAIILIGLGFLMLIVIGVIAFVFPIINAIKASNGEVTNYPLSITFIK, encoded by the coding sequence ATGAGAGAAGATAATCAATTATTAGTATTAACGCATTTAAGTCAACTACTAACGTACATTACTGGTTTTGGCGGACTCATTGTACCTCTTATTATTTGGTTAACCCAAAAAGATAAGGTTTTCAAAATGGACGAGCATGGAAAGAAAATAGTCAACTTTCAAATCAGCATGTTTATTTATGCTATTTTAAGTATTCCAGCCATTATACTTATAGGGTTAGGCTTTTTAATGCTTATTGTAATTGGTGTTATTGCTTTTGTATTCCCTATAATAAATGCGATTAAAGCTAGTAATGGTGAAGTAACTAATTATCCGCTTTCCATTACGTTTATAAAGTAA
- the dnaN gene encoding DNA polymerase III subunit beta — MKFIVSSTYLLKQLQVLGGVINSSNTLPILDNFLFELNQSELIISASDLETTMSSKLEVESDNSGSVAVPARLLLDTLKTFPEQPLTFVVEENNTIEISSNHGKYALAYADGAEFPKPVTLEDATATTLNGDILATAINKTIFAAGNDDLRPVMSGVFFQFSTEGLTFVATDAHKLVKYSRADVQASEVTEFIMPKKPLNLLKGILAASDDDVTIEYNDSNAKFTFENVELICRLIDGKYPNYEAVIPKENPNKLVINRNQFLNSVRRVSIFSNKTTHQIRLKIAGAELNISAEDIDYSNKAEERLTCDYQGDDMQIGFNSRFLTEMLNNLTSDDVQLEMSLPNRAGILTPVDGLDEGEQVTMLVMPVMLNN, encoded by the coding sequence ATGAAATTTATAGTATCAAGTACCTATTTACTGAAACAATTACAAGTTCTTGGTGGTGTTATTAATAGTTCGAACACCTTACCTATTTTAGATAATTTTTTATTCGAATTAAACCAATCAGAACTTATTATTTCTGCGAGTGATTTAGAAACAACCATGTCTTCTAAATTAGAAGTGGAAAGTGATAATAGTGGTAGCGTTGCAGTACCTGCAAGACTATTGTTAGATACATTAAAAACCTTTCCAGAGCAACCTTTAACTTTTGTGGTTGAAGAAAATAATACAATTGAAATTAGCTCAAATCACGGTAAATATGCATTAGCATATGCTGATGGTGCCGAGTTTCCTAAACCAGTAACTCTAGAGGATGCTACAGCCACAACCTTAAATGGTGACATTTTAGCAACGGCTATCAACAAAACTATTTTTGCTGCAGGAAATGATGATTTACGTCCTGTAATGAGTGGTGTGTTTTTCCAGTTTTCTACCGAAGGCTTAACCTTTGTAGCTACCGATGCACACAAATTGGTAAAATATTCACGTGCCGATGTGCAAGCGTCTGAAGTCACAGAATTTATCATGCCTAAAAAACCTTTAAATTTATTAAAGGGTATTTTAGCCGCAAGTGATGACGATGTCACGATTGAATACAACGATTCGAATGCGAAATTCACCTTTGAAAACGTAGAGTTAATTTGCCGATTAATTGATGGAAAATATCCAAACTATGAAGCGGTAATCCCAAAGGAGAATCCAAACAAACTTGTTATAAATAGAAATCAGTTTTTAAACTCGGTTCGTCGTGTGAGTATTTTCTCAAATAAAACAACGCACCAAATTCGTTTAAAAATTGCTGGTGCAGAATTAAATATTTCAGCAGAAGATATAGATTACTCAAACAAGGCAGAAGAGCGTTTAACCTGCGATTATCAAGGTGACGATATGCAAATTGGTTTTAATTCACGTTTCTTAACAGAAATGTTAAACAACCTAACGAGCGACGACGTGCAATTAGAAATGAGCTTACCTAATCGCGCAGGTATTTTAACACCTGTAGATGGTTTAGATGAAGGTGAACAAGTTACTATGTTAGTAATGCCTGTTATGTTGAATAACTAA
- the gldG gene encoding gliding motility-associated ABC transporter substrate-binding protein GldG, giving the protein MFAILKKEINAFFASSIGYLVIAIFLILNGLFLWLFIGEFNILDNGFADLSSFFLLAPWILLFLIPAVTMRSFSDEKKQGTLELLVTKPISLFKIVLGKYLGAFILIILALLPTLLYVYTVYQLGNPVGNIDFGSTFGSYIGLLFLAAAYTAIGVFASSLTDNQIVAFISAVFLCFFFYIGLEGIADFVSSSFIDQLGMSAHYKSISRGVIDTRDLLYFISIILVFLVFTVRFITTQPFHKKELTTLVLLPLGLLVLNIFTHNFYERFDLTKDQRYTLSQASRSIIESVESPIIIDVFLDGSNLPSEFRRLQTETRQLLEEFKSENSQIYFNFINPLEDDKTREQSIQALNERGLKPMQVTVQDAGKSSQEVIFPWALASYNEVTIKIPLIKNKIGADVQELASNSIQHLEYAFADGLSKLVNPKRRKIAILKGNNQLKDAQIFDFAKTIKDYYYIAAFTLDSVQSTPQKTLDDLKSYDLIISAKPTEAFTEAEKLVLDQFTMSGGKSLWLLDRVVIEQDSLFNAEGKNIAVARDLNLTDFFFKYGVRINPVLINDLYSAPITLATGDGSQSQFQQLPWFYSPLVTATSKHPIVNNLNLIKFNFANQIDTLKNDIQKTVLLQSSILTKIDGTPREVSLAMTNEEPDPNKYVNGPQNLAVLLEGDFTSVYHNRVKPFHVADIKNTSIPTKMIVIADGDVIKNDVGRNGPLELGFDRWTGQEYGNKDFLLNAVNYLLDDSGLINIRSKDISLAFLDYQKVADEKTKWQIINMVLPLVFLAVFGLLFNFLRKRKYAR; this is encoded by the coding sequence ATGTTTGCAATCCTTAAAAAAGAAATAAATGCCTTCTTCGCCTCCTCGATTGGCTATTTAGTGATTGCCATTTTTCTCATTTTAAACGGTTTATTTTTATGGCTTTTTATAGGGGAATTTAACATCCTTGATAATGGCTTTGCTGATTTGTCTAGCTTCTTTTTATTAGCACCTTGGATTCTGTTGTTTTTAATTCCTGCGGTTACCATGCGGAGTTTTTCAGACGAAAAAAAACAAGGCACTTTAGAACTATTAGTCACCAAACCCATCAGCTTATTTAAAATTGTTTTAGGAAAATATTTAGGCGCTTTTATACTTATTATCCTAGCCTTACTTCCTACGCTACTCTATGTATATACGGTGTACCAATTAGGAAACCCAGTAGGAAATATTGATTTTGGAAGTACGTTTGGTTCCTATATAGGTTTATTATTTCTGGCTGCGGCTTACACGGCAATTGGTGTGTTTGCTTCTAGTTTAACAGACAATCAAATAGTAGCTTTTATATCTGCTGTATTCTTGTGTTTCTTCTTTTATATTGGTTTAGAAGGTATTGCCGATTTTGTTTCTAGTAGTTTTATTGACCAACTCGGTATGAGTGCCCACTATAAAAGCATTAGTCGTGGTGTTATTGATACACGCGATTTACTGTACTTTATAAGTATCATTTTAGTGTTTTTGGTTTTTACAGTTCGGTTTATAACCACCCAACCATTTCACAAAAAAGAATTGACCACACTTGTACTACTTCCTTTAGGCTTACTTGTATTGAATATTTTTACACATAATTTTTATGAGCGTTTTGATTTAACTAAAGACCAACGCTACACCTTAAGTCAAGCTTCTCGAAGCATTATAGAATCGGTGGAATCGCCTATTATTATTGATGTTTTTTTAGATGGTTCTAATCTCCCTTCAGAATTCAGACGTTTACAAACGGAAACACGTCAACTTTTAGAAGAATTTAAATCGGAAAACAGTCAAATTTATTTCAATTTTATCAACCCACTAGAAGATGATAAAACGCGCGAACAGAGTATTCAGGCCTTAAATGAGCGTGGTTTAAAACCAATGCAAGTTACCGTTCAAGATGCAGGGAAATCCAGTCAAGAAGTTATTTTTCCATGGGCTTTGGCAAGTTATAATGAAGTAACTATTAAAATTCCTTTAATTAAAAATAAAATTGGCGCTGATGTGCAAGAATTAGCTAGTAATTCCATTCAGCATTTAGAGTATGCATTTGCAGATGGTTTAAGCAAGCTGGTGAATCCAAAACGTCGTAAAATTGCAATTCTTAAAGGAAATAATCAGTTGAAGGATGCGCAAATTTTCGATTTTGCAAAAACTATAAAAGACTATTATTATATAGCAGCCTTTACTTTAGATAGCGTTCAAAGCACACCACAAAAAACGTTGGACGATTTAAAATCTTACGATTTAATTATTTCAGCCAAACCAACAGAGGCCTTTACAGAAGCTGAAAAATTGGTATTGGATCAATTTACCATGTCGGGTGGAAAAAGTCTGTGGCTGTTGGATAGAGTGGTAATTGAACAGGATAGTTTGTTTAATGCGGAAGGAAAAAATATTGCGGTTGCTCGCGATTTGAATTTAACCGATTTCTTTTTCAAATACGGAGTCCGCATCAATCCAGTATTAATAAACGATCTCTACTCCGCGCCTATTACCTTGGCAACTGGAGACGGCAGCCAATCGCAATTTCAACAACTACCATGGTTTTATTCACCCTTGGTGACGGCCACCTCCAAGCATCCCATTGTTAATAATTTGAACTTGATAAAATTTAATTTTGCCAATCAAATTGACACGCTGAAAAACGATATTCAAAAAACAGTATTATTACAAAGTTCCATACTTACCAAAATTGATGGCACACCTCGTGAAGTGAGCTTAGCTATGACAAACGAAGAGCCAGACCCAAATAAGTATGTAAATGGCCCTCAAAATTTGGCCGTTTTATTAGAAGGGGATTTTACATCCGTTTACCATAATCGCGTGAAACCATTTCATGTTGCTGATATTAAAAACACCAGTATTCCAACTAAAATGATTGTGATTGCAGATGGTGATGTCATTAAAAATGATGTAGGAAGAAATGGGCCTCTGGAATTAGGTTTTGATCGTTGGACAGGACAAGAATATGGTAACAAGGATTTTTTACTGAATGCCGTAAATTACCTGTTAGACGATAGTGGACTTATAAACATTCGATCTAAAGATATTTCTTTGGCTTTTTTAGACTATCAAAAAGTAGCGGACGAAAAAACCAAATGGCAAATTATTAATATGGTCTTACCGCTAGTGTTTTTAGCGGTTTTCGGATTATTATTCAACTTTCTCAGGAAACGAAAATACGCGAGATAA
- a CDS encoding putative quinol monooxygenase → MFVRIVKLGFEPKHIDTFLENFHKNKQAIRDFEGCQFLELYRDKNNTHVFFTYSYWKSENDLENYRQSQLFKSIWSVTKPMFNMKPEAWSVDKLESLE, encoded by the coding sequence ATGTTTGTACGTATTGTGAAATTGGGCTTTGAACCGAAACATATTGATACCTTTCTAGAAAATTTCCATAAAAACAAACAGGCTATTCGAGATTTTGAAGGATGCCAGTTTTTAGAATTATATCGCGATAAAAACAATACCCATGTGTTTTTTACGTATAGTTATTGGAAAAGTGAAAACGATTTAGAAAATTACAGGCAATCTCAATTATTTAAAAGCATATGGTCTGTAACCAAACCCATGTTTAATATGAAACCTGAAGCTTGGAGTGTTGATAAGCTGGAATCGCTTGAATAG
- a CDS encoding S-adenosyl-l-methionine hydroxide adenosyltransferase family protein, which yields MAIITLTTDFGERDHFAGATKGAIYSELPDVKIVDISHSISPFSIPEAAYIILNAFSSFPKGTIHIIGVDSELNEENKHIAVKLDGHYFICANNGIMSMICAEIAPEKIVEINIHDAIITSFPVLDVFVKVACHIARGGTLEVIGKVINTIKPIKNIIPFVNDERTQIIGHIIYIDNYGNVITNIKRNFFEKVQLGRSFEISARNKTFNKIYNKYSDVVDFSKAPETRNIEGHRMVVFNSSSYLEIAVYKSNPNTTGSASSLLGLELMDTISVNFLKE from the coding sequence ATGGCAATCATTACATTAACAACTGACTTTGGGGAGAGAGATCACTTTGCAGGCGCAACCAAAGGTGCTATTTATAGCGAATTACCTGATGTAAAAATTGTTGATATCTCACATTCCATTTCGCCTTTTAGTATTCCTGAGGCAGCTTATATTATATTAAACGCTTTTAGTAGTTTCCCGAAAGGCACCATTCATATTATAGGTGTGGATTCAGAATTAAATGAAGAGAATAAACATATAGCCGTAAAATTAGATGGTCATTATTTTATTTGTGCCAACAATGGTATTATGAGTATGATTTGTGCCGAAATAGCACCCGAGAAAATTGTAGAAATTAATATCCATGACGCTATTATAACCAGTTTTCCGGTTTTAGATGTGTTTGTAAAAGTAGCCTGCCATATTGCTCGAGGTGGTACGCTGGAAGTAATTGGAAAGGTAATTAACACGATAAAACCTATAAAAAATATCATTCCGTTTGTTAATGATGAACGCACGCAGATAATTGGTCATATTATTTATATTGACAATTACGGGAATGTGATAACTAATATTAAACGTAACTTTTTTGAAAAAGTGCAATTGGGTCGTTCGTTTGAAATTTCCGCGAGAAACAAAACTTTCAATAAAATTTATAACAAATATAGTGATGTGGTAGATTTTAGTAAAGCGCCCGAAACACGGAATATTGAAGGTCATAGAATGGTGGTTTTTAATTCCTCTAGTTACCTAGAAATTGCCGTTTACAAGAGCAATCCAAATACCACCGGTAGCGCCTCATCATTGTTAGGTTTAGAACTTATGGATACTATTTCCGTTAATTTTTTAAAAGAATAA
- a CDS encoding PhoH family protein, with amino-acid sequence MNEIIIELEDVSPKDFFGAQNVNIELLKKYYPKLKIVARGNKIKAYGDEDLLEEFDKRFNMLMEHYMKYNKIDENVIERVLTSDSKADYETSAKSGEVIVHGVNGRLIKAQTANQRKLVESMRKNDMVFAIGPAGTGKTYTGVALAVRALKNKEVKRIILTRPAVEAGENLGFLPGDLKEKLDPYMQPLYDALRDMIAPEKLAHYIENGTIQIAPLAFMRGRTLDHAFVILDEGQNTTHAQMKMFLTRMGKDAKFLLTGDPGQIDLPRRTISGLKEALLILKNVEGVGMIFLDDKDVIRHKLVKKVIEAYKSIENVD; translated from the coding sequence TTGAACGAAATCATAATCGAACTTGAAGACGTATCACCAAAGGATTTTTTTGGTGCACAAAACGTTAATATAGAACTCCTTAAAAAGTATTATCCAAAACTAAAAATTGTTGCCAGAGGTAATAAAATCAAAGCCTATGGTGATGAAGATTTACTGGAAGAATTTGATAAACGCTTTAATATGCTCATGGAGCATTATATGAAATACAATAAGATAGACGAAAATGTTATTGAACGCGTTTTAACCAGCGATAGTAAAGCGGATTATGAGACTAGCGCTAAAAGTGGCGAAGTGATTGTTCATGGTGTTAACGGCCGATTAATTAAAGCCCAAACAGCCAATCAGCGTAAATTGGTAGAAAGCATGCGTAAAAACGATATGGTTTTTGCTATTGGTCCAGCTGGAACAGGAAAAACATACACCGGTGTGGCTTTAGCGGTTCGTGCCTTAAAAAATAAAGAAGTTAAACGGATTATTTTAACACGTCCAGCGGTTGAGGCTGGTGAAAATTTGGGGTTTCTTCCTGGCGATTTAAAGGAAAAATTAGATCCCTACATGCAACCTTTGTATGATGCCTTACGCGATATGATTGCGCCTGAAAAATTAGCGCATTATATTGAAAACGGCACCATTCAAATTGCACCTTTAGCTTTTATGCGTGGACGAACTTTGGATCATGCATTTGTTATTTTAGACGAAGGTCAGAACACCACACATGCCCAAATGAAAATGTTTTTAACACGTATGGGTAAAGATGCCAAGTTCTTATTAACAGGAGATCCTGGACAAATAGATTTACCAAGACGCACCATTTCCGGACTAAAAGAAGCCTTGCTCATTTTGAAAAACGTAGAAGGTGTGGGGATGATATTTTTAGATGATAAGGATGTTATTCGCCATAAATTGGTAAAAAAAGTTATTGAAGCCTATAAAAGTATTGAGAACGTGGACTAA
- a CDS encoding phosphoribosylaminoimidazolesuccinocarboxamide synthase: MNTITDTNFNFPGQKSLYKGKVREVYNINNEQLVMVATDRLSAFDVVMPKGIPYKGQILNQIATKMMKATEDVVPNWLIATPDPNVAVGHLCTPFKVEMVIRGYMSGHAAREYKAGKRILCGVTLPEGMKENDKFPNPIITPATKADMGDHDEDISREDILKKGIVSEADYRVLEDYTRKLFQRGSEIAASRGLILVDTKYEFGKTQDGHIVLIDEIHTPDSSRYFYADGYQERQNRGEAQKQLSKEFVRQWLIANNFQGLEGQTVPDMSDAYIQSVSERYIELYENITGEAFVKGDVTDIQNRIKTNVEAYLNN, from the coding sequence ATGAATACAATTACGGATACTAATTTTAATTTTCCCGGACAAAAAAGCCTTTATAAAGGTAAAGTACGAGAAGTTTATAATATAAACAATGAGCAGCTCGTTATGGTTGCAACAGATAGGTTAAGCGCTTTTGATGTGGTGATGCCCAAAGGAATTCCATATAAAGGACAAATTCTGAATCAGATTGCGACAAAAATGATGAAAGCCACGGAAGATGTGGTTCCAAACTGGCTTATAGCTACTCCAGATCCAAACGTAGCGGTTGGCCATTTATGTACGCCTTTTAAAGTAGAAATGGTAATTCGTGGATATATGTCCGGTCATGCAGCTCGTGAATATAAGGCAGGAAAACGCATACTGTGTGGTGTAACTTTGCCAGAAGGTATGAAAGAAAACGATAAATTTCCAAACCCAATTATTACACCGGCTACCAAAGCAGATATGGGAGATCATGATGAAGACATTTCCCGTGAAGACATTCTGAAAAAAGGTATTGTTTCTGAAGCGGATTATCGTGTTTTAGAAGATTACACCCGCAAATTATTTCAGCGTGGTTCCGAAATAGCCGCTTCTAGAGGACTTATTTTAGTAGACACCAAATATGAATTTGGAAAAACACAAGATGGACACATTGTTTTGATTGATGAAATCCACACCCCAGATTCCTCTCGTTATTTTTATGCAGATGGTTATCAAGAGCGTCAAAATAGAGGCGAAGCTCAAAAGCAATTGTCCAAAGAGTTTGTCCGTCAGTGGCTTATTGCCAATAATTTTCAAGGATTAGAAGGACAAACTGTTCCGGACATGAGTGATGCATACATCCAATCTGTTAGCGAACGCTATATTGAATTGTATGAAAACATTACTGGCGAAGCCTTTGTAAAAGGTGATGTAACGGATATTCAGAATCGTATTAAAACGAATGTGGAAGCCTATTTGAATAATTAA
- a CDS encoding T9SS type A sorting domain-containing protein: MTKIYLTLLLLLSCAYGMNAQITFQGCTNDALGNQNFELSATGTTSDAGTIRNTYESTPSNFTTSCPAGVCEIRIIWNINASRWEVQLDNDGPINSPDYTTAVLYFNTTPSVPNPPDLTLGTWQDAGFCPIPITTLTGDVQSSTLSVNTFNLDQEFKIYPNPSSDFIKVLGLNNTEAYAIYNIVGFQLKKGEVSDNESINIKNLANGIYLLRFKNGKSYKFIKK; the protein is encoded by the coding sequence ATGACAAAAATTTACCTAACACTTTTATTGTTATTATCCTGCGCTTATGGCATGAATGCACAAATTACCTTTCAAGGCTGCACTAATGACGCTTTGGGAAATCAGAATTTTGAACTCTCCGCCACTGGAACAACCTCTGACGCTGGAACCATCAGAAACACCTACGAGAGTACACCAAGTAATTTTACAACCAGCTGCCCAGCTGGTGTCTGTGAAATACGAATTATCTGGAATATCAATGCATCGAGATGGGAAGTACAATTAGATAATGATGGCCCTATAAATTCACCTGATTATACAACAGCTGTTTTATATTTCAATACAACGCCTTCAGTTCCAAATCCACCAGATTTAACATTGGGCACATGGCAAGATGCAGGTTTTTGTCCTATTCCAATTACAACCTTAACCGGAGATGTACAGAGTAGCACCTTAAGCGTAAACACCTTTAATTTAGATCAAGAATTTAAAATCTACCCGAATCCTTCAAGCGATTTTATTAAAGTGCTTGGCTTAAATAATACAGAAGCCTATGCAATTTACAATATTGTTGGTTTTCAACTTAAAAAAGGCGAAGTTTCTGATAACGAAAGCATAAATATTAAAAACCTAGCTAACGGAATATACTTGTTAAGGTTTAAAAATGGAAAATCTTATAAATTCATTAAAAAGTAA
- a CDS encoding DUF4833 domain-containing protein gives MYIICFSCFISLAQAGYPEPEKTETRLFYIQHSNNHNTYVYDVNLNGKVINQLEPINEYRIIYTENGIKRPLTTLQKSRAYGLIRVDSQPNLFTFRLAASNKLLFHLLVTKNEGAKIFVTVNNRKIFLEKMFIQLKAGLFSINAKADYVLFYGTDFYSGKSVVEKVLMD, from the coding sequence CTGTATATCATATGTTTTAGCTGTTTTATCAGTTTAGCGCAAGCTGGATATCCAGAACCAGAAAAGACAGAAACTAGACTGTTTTATATTCAGCATAGTAACAACCACAATACTTATGTCTATGATGTTAATTTAAATGGCAAGGTTATTAATCAATTAGAACCTATTAATGAGTACCGCATTATTTATACTGAAAATGGTATAAAAAGGCCACTGACAACCTTGCAGAAAAGTCGAGCTTATGGATTAATTCGCGTAGATTCTCAACCCAATTTATTCACGTTTCGCCTTGCCGCATCTAACAAATTACTTTTTCATCTTTTAGTTACCAAAAATGAAGGCGCCAAAATATTTGTTACAGTTAATAATCGTAAAATATTTTTAGAAAAAATGTTTATTCAACTTAAAGCTGGCTTGTTTTCTATTAATGCTAAAGCCGATTATGTTCTATTTTATGGCACAGATTTTTATTCAGGAAAATCGGTTGTTGAAAAGGTTTTGATGGATTAA